tatttgttacaataatgtattttttggctattaatgaaacaaaatcaaataagcaaagaaaaatacctgaatatcctcccaaatcaggtccttctaagcagtagggacctccttccagtacTCGTAGGTGACGTCCATcttatcacgcgccacaatccccaaatatgttcttaatttcttcctgtggggaccaTCGGCCTTCCCGGTAacaggatcaacatgcaccactggtctctcagcaccaggtggtctagtggaaaggaaagatattgagttggtagaagaggaagaagcacagattggtgctgatcgttctagtgcaacctctaataaatctgagatttataaggaggaagcacggaatgcagcacagaagcataaaccaaagagggtggagagtgtcaatgctgatgcagaagcctttggtgttCACTGGAAAATTTAGATTGCTTTATGCATtttgaagctgaagcactagaacttacgaagaaaagagatataGGACATCAAattgtgtcattggagaataagaaaggagattcaactgtgctgaagataggagattcggctcaagttgtgataaaacaagacatgaagggaagaaagcataaatatgggtttaacaacaataaacgtgagaagacagagaagaaaaggtggtggatgatgaaactggcgacaaacatgagctgtatgaagtcctaaggataccatctaaaacaaaatatcgatgcctcaatcagagaaaaatgtagttgtcacttacttgctttggtggcctctgtctctgcagaaaattacattagacgatgttaatcaattctctttcatcatgatcatttcgattagcatgaacgtcgtcagcttcttcttctccgacaacgttaggagtgattagagcggtcaaaggactaacataggtgtccatgtatgaatcatcatcttctacattaacaccaattgttttgccctgcagaaccacgcaccacctttcatcagaagggtcttgcacgtaaaatacttgtctagcctgttctgccatgatgaaagggtcattgtgataaccaagtttctttaagtctaccaacgtaaatcctatatcatcggtgcgcacaccggtgttgctatcaacccatttacatttgaaaacacatatcgtaaatttcacatagttaagctcccaaatttcatcaatgaacccaaagtaagggatggaagctacacagggattggcgtcattgacacttgcaaagtgttgagattcagcccttagggtgaccctgctgttctgcattgtacttttgtcatcttgtgcttttgtgtaaaatgaatacctgtttatgtcgtatccttgccaggttataacatttcttttaggcccatctgctagctttcttaatgtttctgaagcattctcatctgcaaagattgtatctttaaaccaatcacagaaagtcttgttatgctttttcaacacccaattctttgacattttcggattattctgttttactaaagcttcatgcttaactatgtatggcaaaacttcattactgttgttcaagacatacaagtgagcatgtaacaaatcttctacacttggagtaaTCACATGcaatcctcttgaacccttaccacccactctgtcatcatgctgACACTCAAGAAGCCCAACAGatttagccttctctaagtattctgaacaaaattcaatggcttcttctgcaatgtacctctcaacaatagatgcttctggattatatagattctttgtatacccttttaagatcttcatgtatcgctcaaccgggtacatccaccgtagataaacaggaccacaacatttgatttctctaaccagatgcacaatcaagtgaatcatgatgtcaaagaaagcggggggaaaatacatctccaactggcacagtataattgcggcctcattttccaactcatcaaattTGACtagatcaatgactttgctacatatagcatggaagaaaaagcacaggcgagttatcgctaacctgactttgtttggcaagatgtctcgtatagccacggctaacaattgttgcaagagcacgtgacaatcgtgagactttaaccctacaagcttaagctccttcaactgcacaagcctcttaatatttgaagagtatccttgtggaaccttcacccgacgaagacactgacaaaaacttatcttctccttcttggacaaagtatgacaggctgggggcaagtaaattttcttcccatcaaaccttggatgcaactgtgatcgtatacccatatcagctagatcttgacgggtattcaagccatctttcatcttgccttgaatgttaaggagcatcccaatcacactgtcacaaacatttttctccacatgcataaccaTCTTTCGTCTGGGCTCTttcccgaaatccggatacaaaccatcaatcttcttccactgtgaGCAATCAACCGGATGACGGACCAGTCCACaaaaaatccttccatttgcatgccatgtaaggtcttttgcgtcgtcctcgttagcaaaaagacgcttaaaccttggaatgattggaagataccacaaaacctttgcTGGCGGGCCCTTCTTTGACTTTTCATCATAACTattttcctcttcatccttcactttgtaccatgAAGTCCCACacatagggcatttggacatttcttagaattcatgcctgtagagtatgcaatcattggggcaagcatgaatcttctgatactccatacccatgggacacaatatcttctttgccttatagtaacttttaggcagcgtgttgtcctctggaagcagattgtgcactaccttaAGCAGTGAGGTgcaacttttgtcactccacccatacctggccttcacattaaccagacttaacaccgcagacaacagggttaaggaattcttgcaccctgtatacaaaggcttctttgaatcactctgcaatccttcatacacaggggcgtgtgcttcctgaaaagactcttgtccatgGTCACaaatcatgtcctccaagcgatctctcatttctacatcaaacggttcagattgggacccactctgcatgtcagtcacttcaccatgccatatccacgtcgtgtaattcttcttcatcccatcacacaatagatggtcccgtatgtcgtcaagtagttgtcgtcttccattcaaacagttgatgcaaggacaataatattttccttcttcattcggtcgacctctttctaaaGAAAATTGCAAGAACTACTCCAcaccatcctcatattctgggctcacgcgactttgattgatccaactttgatccatccaagcaaatccatgcatgcaaatctcgcttttttatttataggtgtggccctatcccatttaggaagactgtcttttatgttagcctcAAACGTCATGCttagcattattttgaacaatttgagtaaattttggcagcatttcgcattggtctccaagtacacgacatgacatcggtgaaatgaatttcacgataatcaagtatgcactcagagaacaacttgaaatgcattcaaccgaaatttcatcaaattaatcaaaataataataacctgaaCGAATgagtctaacataaaaataccagtctccccaaactgtccaaacggacaattcaagactaaatacaatgactaatgcaaactatccgcaagaatcattgcatttagtctcaaacgggaatctacgTTTCACTCAGAATGAACAACAGTTATTTATATAGGAAATTACATTTAGCACGTATAACAACATTcatgacatacaagaacattcatggcgtacaagaacatacaaggacatcaacagttgtgtgtgtgtgtgtttgtgtttgtctctttatctgtgtgtatgtgtgtgtgtgtgtgtttgtctatgtgtgtgagtgtgtttgtgtatgtgtgtgtctgtgactcagtgtgtgtgtgtctttgtgtgtgtgtctgtggctcagtgtgtttgtgtgtttgtctatgtctttatgtgtgtgtgactctgtgtgtatgtgtgtgtgtgtgtgtgtgtgtgtgtgtttgtgtttgtctctttatctgtgtgtgtgtgtgtgtgtgtttgtctatgtGTATGAGTGTgtttatgtatgtgtgtgtctgtgactcagtgtgtgtgtctttgtgtgtgtgtccgtggctcagtgtgtttgtgtttgtctgtctctttatgtgtgtgtgactctgtgtgtgtgtgtgtgtctgtatctttatgtgtgtgtgtgtgtgtttgtgtttgtgtttgtgtctgcgtgtgtttgtctctatgtgtgtgtgtttgtgtatctGTTTGTGTCTCATTGCAGGGTAGCAAAGGATCATTAAATTGTAAACATCATCAGCCACATGATGAGGGAAGCAGTATCAAATCAATGCTTTACAAGCTTTTTGGTGGGGAGCAATAAGGTGCCTATAGATGTTCTTCAATACGCTGACGATACGATATTCTTTGGAGAAACATCTATGGCAAATGTCAAAACTGTGAAGGTTATTCTCAGAAGTTTTGAGCTAGTTTCTGGATTGAGAATTAATTTTGCTAAGAGCAAATTTGGAGCTATTGGTCAATCTGAGGAGTGGTGTCTTCATGCTGCAAACTACCTCAGTTATGCTTTGCTCCAATTTCCTTTCTGCTATTTAGGTATTCTGATTGGTGCCAATCCCAAAAGAAAGGTGGTGTGGGATCCTATACTTAGGAAATTTGAGGATAGGCTGAACAGGTGGAATCAGAGAAATATATCCATGGCTGGTAGACTCACTCTTATTAATGCTGTCTTAACAACATTACCTTTGTTCTACTTGTCTTTTTTCAGGGCCCCTAAAGCAGTGATCAATAGGTTATCTGCCATTCAAAGACAATTTCTTTGGGGAGGTAACCAAGAAGGGAAGAAGATTGCATGGGTATCTTGGACACAATGTTGTGCTTCTAGAGATGTGGGAGGTCTGGGGATCAAAGACCTTAGAATTCTAAATAATTCTCTACTAATCAAGTGGAAATGGCTGATGTTTCACCAACCACACCAGCTGTGGAAAAGGATTTTGATCTCTAAATATAAAGGGTGGAGAGGATTGGATCAGGGGCCtcaaaaacattatttctctACCTGGTGACCTAAAGGCAATTAATCAACACCAAAGTATGACTGCTGCTTCTAAACAATTCTGCTGGAAGATGGGTAGGGGTGACCAAATCCTGTTCTGGGAAGATGCATGGGCTGAGGATGGGATTCCCCTCAAAGACCAATTTCCAGATTTATATCAAATTTCCAGATTTACAAGCACTACagcttttagaaaaataagcatTGCAGCTTATTTAAGGAAGAAATTCTGCAGCATTTGCAGTATGTGGGTGGAAAAATAAGCACtgcaacttttaaaattaaattaattgaacttATGTACAAGCATGAGTTCAAATTAATAAGCTTTGACAGgaggttttatgttttttaaaaaaaattcactgcaGCTTTTAGAGAAGTTAAAATGGAAGCATCTTTATTAATTACAATTGAAGTATATAAGTTGGTTTTAACATATAGGAGATAAGGTTTAATTACAACAGGGAGTggttattcaaaataacatgAGGTGGAAGGTGGGGGATAGAGAGAAAATTAGATTCTGGAAAGACAAATGGATTAATCAACAGGAATCACTAGCAGAAAGGTACCCCAGGCTGTTTATCATATCCTCACAGCAGAATCACACCATTAGGCAGATGGGAATTCACAATGACAAGGGCTGGGAATGGAAATTTTCATGGAGAAGACTGCTTTTTGACAATGAAATTGATACAACCATCAATTTTCTTAGGGAGGTAGAAGGACAAAGCATACAGCAACAACAAACTGACATTTGGGAGTGGCTAGGAGATCCATCAGGGAATTACTCAACTCCCAGCGCTTACAATCTGATATAGGAGGAAATTGCTGGTGGTCAGAAGGAGGATTGGAGTATGGAACTATGGAAGACAAAGATACCTAGCAAAATTGCGGTATTCGCTTGGAGATTATGCAGGGGCAGATTGCCCATAAAAGAGAATCTGCATAAAAGGCACATGCAGATCAACAATATGCTTTGCCCTTTCTACAGTGGAGCTATGGAAGATGAATCTCACCTATTTATTCATTGCATCAAAATCCAACCAATTTGGTGGGAATTGATGTCATGGATGAATATCAAAGGCGCTTTCCCTTTCAGCCCGAAACAGCACTTTATGCAGCATAGCTCTATCCAGATCGAAGGATTAAGGGCTAAGCGATGGAGGTATTGGTGGTTGGCAGTAACATGGTCTATATGGAAGCTTAGAAACAGAATTTTGTTTGCAAATGCAGAATTTGATACTAATCGGCTTTTTGAAGATGCTATCTTTATAGTTTGGACTTGGCTTAGACAATTTGAGAAGGACTTCACAGTCCACTATAATCAGTGATCAAGCAATATTAGACAAGGTTTTTTGTTTATGTAGAGGGAGTGCACATAATTCAGCAATACTTGTACACCACACAAGTAGACCTAT
The genomic region above belongs to Glycine max cultivar Williams 82 chromosome 14, Glycine_max_v4.0, whole genome shotgun sequence and contains:
- the LOC102659467 gene encoding uncharacterized protein; translation: MMREAVSNQCFTSFLVGSNKVPIDVLQYADDTIFFGETSMANVKTVKVILRSFELVSGLRINFAKSKFGAIGQSEEWCLHAANYLSYALLQFPFCYLGILIGANPKRKVVWDPILRKFEDRLNRAPKAVINRLSAIQRQFLWGGNQEGKKIAWGVVIQNNMRWKVGDREKIRFWKDKWINQQESLAERYPRLFIISSQQNHTIRQMGIHNDKGWEWKFSWRRLLFDNEIDTTINFLREEEIAGGQKEDWSMELWKTKIPSKIAVFAWRLCRGRLPIKENLHKRHMQINNMLCPFYSGAMEDESHLFIHCIKIQPIWWELMSWMNIKGAFPFSPKQHFMQHSSIQIEGLRAKRWRYWWLAVTWSIWKLRNRILFANAEFDTNRLFEDAIFIVWTWLRQFEKDFTVHYNQ